A window of Acidimicrobiales bacterium contains these coding sequences:
- a CDS encoding ABC transporter permease, producing the protein MRLALPTVLILGVIAGSVYSVMGLGIVSMYKATRVPNFAFGTTATFVALLHYQALAGHTYAIHWHLLFFHLNLHHRFHPAFWAMMPVSLAVAGVLGYLIERLVMRPFAEAPTIALIIVSVGLYLILTGMAGKMFGLQDRFVTGPEAPFSRAHTIHFLGVYLTYERLGILILSLLLSGLVFAFFRWTRTGLAIRALSSKRDVAQLCGVSARRLSVLSWVGGTMLAGFIGILLSAEQVDLNTTNLTLTAVVGFIAAVIGGMTSLPVAFGAGIGLGVLQELVQAYYPSTGIHFLGHNWTQTGMPEAASILVALAVLVARPSWIFASSREDEDSGVTTKPLSRQPLLARAFDPIQAWRLWRSALGLDWTSSDQARQRRLKRVLIAVGAVALIAWPVTGINHDVYGLDFTIGLAYFMLALSVVVLTGWVGQISLAQGAFIAVGGVGTLIGSDSLHLPFPLPVVFAALLSVPFSLLIGLPALRLRGLYLAIATLAFGYGASRLVAGNVSLGHAGAAHPDLFGWHVNTTLGTYYCLLAVAAVVTLLCWRVSVTRPGRAFYAVRDSDTVASAYGIDTTRTKLSGFVLAGAVASVAGAVLTYVIGQPGGNYTDIFFSITWLAYVVVGGIGSIGGAVLASSVFGLLPLVFTSRASASSTGSGAEIVAGALLILVMVVNPGGVATMARFVRRRSTVHGELVAEDRQLVDAVGAL; encoded by the coding sequence ATGAGACTCGCGCTGCCGACGGTGCTCATCCTGGGGGTCATCGCCGGGTCCGTCTACTCGGTGATGGGGCTCGGCATCGTCTCGATGTACAAGGCGACGAGGGTTCCCAACTTCGCGTTCGGCACCACCGCCACGTTCGTCGCGCTGCTGCACTACCAGGCGCTCGCGGGACACACCTACGCGATCCACTGGCACCTTCTCTTCTTCCATCTGAACCTGCACCACCGCTTCCACCCCGCCTTCTGGGCGATGATGCCGGTCAGCCTCGCGGTGGCGGGCGTGCTCGGTTACCTGATCGAACGCCTGGTGATGAGACCGTTCGCCGAGGCGCCGACCATCGCTCTCATCATCGTGTCGGTGGGCCTCTACCTGATCCTGACCGGCATGGCCGGGAAGATGTTCGGCCTCCAGGACCGCTTCGTCACCGGCCCCGAAGCCCCGTTCTCCCGGGCGCACACGATCCACTTCCTCGGCGTGTACCTCACCTACGAACGACTCGGCATCCTCATCCTCTCGCTCCTCCTCTCCGGTCTCGTGTTCGCGTTCTTCCGCTGGACCCGTACGGGGCTTGCCATCCGGGCACTTTCGTCAAAGAGGGACGTCGCTCAGTTGTGCGGTGTCTCCGCACGTCGCCTGTCGGTGCTCTCCTGGGTCGGGGGCACGATGCTCGCCGGTTTCATCGGCATCCTGCTCTCGGCCGAGCAGGTGGACCTCAACACCACCAACCTCACCCTGACCGCCGTTGTCGGTTTCATCGCCGCGGTGATCGGCGGGATGACCTCGCTGCCCGTCGCGTTCGGCGCCGGCATCGGCCTCGGGGTTCTGCAGGAGCTCGTCCAGGCCTACTACCCCTCGACGGGCATCCACTTCCTCGGGCACAACTGGACCCAGACCGGGATGCCCGAGGCGGCCAGCATCCTCGTCGCTCTCGCGGTGCTCGTGGCGCGGCCGTCGTGGATCTTCGCAAGCAGCCGCGAGGACGAGGATTCGGGTGTGACGACCAAGCCGCTGTCGCGCCAGCCGTTGCTCGCGCGGGCATTCGACCCGATACAGGCCTGGCGGTTGTGGCGGTCAGCGCTCGGACTCGACTGGACCTCGTCCGACCAGGCCAGGCAGCGGCGGCTCAAGCGGGTTCTGATCGCCGTCGGCGCGGTGGCGCTGATCGCGTGGCCGGTGACGGGCATCAACCACGACGTCTACGGGCTCGACTTCACCATCGGCCTCGCCTACTTCATGCTCGCCCTGTCGGTGGTGGTCCTCACCGGATGGGTCGGTCAGATAAGCCTCGCGCAGGGTGCGTTCATCGCCGTCGGCGGAGTGGGCACCCTGATCGGCTCCGATTCGCTGCACCTTCCGTTCCCCCTGCCGGTGGTGTTCGCGGCGCTCCTGTCAGTGCCGTTCAGCCTGCTCATCGGCCTGCCGGCGCTGCGCCTGCGCGGCCTCTACCTCGCGATAGCGACGCTCGCGTTCGGTTACGGCGCCTCGCGCCTGGTCGCCGGCAACGTGAGTCTCGGCCACGCGGGAGCCGCCCATCCCGACCTGTTCGGCTGGCACGTGAACACGACACTCGGCACCTACTACTGCCTGCTCGCCGTCGCCGCGGTGGTGACACTGCTGTGCTGGAGGGTCTCGGTCACCCGCCCGGGCAGGGCCTTCTACGCGGTGCGCGACTCGGACACGGTCGCCTCCGCGTACGGGATCGACACCACCAGGACCAAGCTCAGCGGGTTCGTCCTCGCCGGCGCGGTCGCGTCGGTTGCCGGCGCGGTGCTCACCTACGTCATAGGCCAGCCGGGCGGCAACTACACCGACATCTTCTTCTCGATCACCTGGCTCGCCTACGTCGTGGTCGGCGGGATCGGTTCGATCGGCGGAGCGGTTCTCGCGTCGAGCGTCTTCGGCCTGCTGCCCCTCGTCTTCACCAGCCGGGCGTCCGCGTCGTCGACCGGGTCGGGAGCGGAGATCGTCGCCGGCGCCCTCCTGATCCTCGTCATGGTCGTCAACCCCGGCGGTGTCGCGACGATGGCACGCTTCGTCCGCCGCCGCTCGACCGTCCACGGCGAGCTGGTCGCCGAGGACCGCCAACTCGTCGACGCGGTGGGCGCGCTGTGA